A single window of Drosophila suzukii chromosome 3, CBGP_Dsuzu_IsoJpt1.0, whole genome shotgun sequence DNA harbors:
- the LOC118877828 gene encoding uncharacterized protein translates to MNWQRIDFHGLICVLAALGVPSQAQFLPSSGPLQSPYQGAGPRLVLYDLTSGRELDPLRYLALLRGPRQLPVNGNVVELPQLWQPCSCAELACRCCLGLALGFGGSLNQRLCASLEYSKTDLGLRLSVELNQRTVANFGFSARNPPDYCVPLLLPLPLFSCLRLYDIRAFGEGNMQVCLSVVFKVLASQFFEYRFNCLRFGANGVLFGVGADVMSRCGAGNDQKTPLCWEKL, encoded by the coding sequence ATGAACTGGCAACGGATCGATTTCCATGGACTGATCTGCGTGCTAGCGGCGCTAGGAGTGCCGTCCCAGGCACAGTTCCTCCCCTCATCTGGGCCCCTGCAGTCACCGTATCAGGGTGCAGGGCCGCGTCTGGTGCTCTACGACCTGACCAGTGGCCGGGAGCTGGATCCGCTGCGCTATTTGGCCCTTTTGCGGGGCCCTAGGCAACTGCCAGTAAACGGGAACGTCGTGGAGCTTCCGCAGTTGTGGCAGCCCTGCTCCTGCGCCGAGCTCGCCTGCCGATGCTGCCTGGGTCTGGCCCTGGGATTCGGAGGTTCCCTCAACCAGCGGCTCTGTGCCTCTCTCGAGTACAGCAAGACGGACCTTGGTCTGCGCCTGAGCGTGGAGCTGAACCAGCGCACAGTGGCAAACTTTGGGTTCTCGGCCCGCAATCCTCCCGACTACTGCGTACCGCTCCTCCTGCCGCTGCCGCTCTTCAGCTGCCTACGGCTCTACGACATCAGGGCCTTCGGCGAGGGCAACATGCAGGTCTGTCTGTCGGTGGTTTTTAAGGTTCTGGCCAGCCAGTTCTTTGAGTACCGATTCAACTGCCTTCGCTTCGGCGCCAACGGAGTGCTTTTCGGCGTCGGGGCTGATGTCATGTCCCGGTGCGGTGCAGGAAACGACCAAAAAACGCCGTTGTGCTGGGAGAAGCTTTAG